TCACCAAGAAATGGTGGAATCAAAATCTGCAATCGGCGATGCGCACACAGGACGGTTCTGTCTTTATCAACCCGGATCATGGCATTCCTGTGACCAATTACGATGAGAGCTCGGCCGAGAAGCTTGTGGCGCATCAGCGGTACATCGTCGGCCTTGTGGGAGACGTTTTGTACGAGCACAGTGGGGTAGGCGTCGTCGAGGTTCTCGAGGACGCAGGATTTCACTACACAGAGCAAAACCTTACTTTTCCTGGGGACAGCATTACGGAACGCAAGACGAGACTGACGCTGTGCCTCCGCGCCATGAGGCAGGAGGCTACTGACCGAGGATACAAGACACTGGTGAAAACGTTTCGCTGTGCACAGCCCTTTCATGCTGACAGGGACAGGATGGGGATTGATTACGACGCCATCGTGCGCGAAGCCGATGGCATCGTCGATGGGATCGTCCATCATCCCGACGCCCCGGGAACCACTTGGAATGAGCAGATCCGTAATGGCTTTGAGTTGGTATCGTCTTGCGAATTGCTGTTCCCGGTGGTTCTCTGCGAACGCAGCCACTTCAGTCCCGGGGAGCAGGTTGAAGCAATACTGGAACATACCAATCCGGCAGATGTGATCTTCTATCAGTATAACGAAAGAATCAGCAGCGACGTGGGATTGCGCGAACATGAGCCCCACCGGCAGGTTGTTCGAGAATGGGTTCGCGAGTTGGCCGCTCGAAACGCGCAGGTTGCGGCGCTCGAGGTGCGCACCAGGATGGCTGAAGCCTAATAGGAAACTGGTGGCCGATTCAGATTCTGCGCTGCGTCGGCCGCAGGCCCAGCCCCATTTTGGAAGGAGTCGATCGGGCACATATGGACACAGATAAGACGGCCGGCGGCAGAAACCCACACGGAAATTGGAGCCCGAGGCTTGAAAGCAAATCATCAGGTGGTTACTGAATTTCCACTGCCGTGCGCCGGAGAGAGTACTCCCGGGGCGCTGTGCACGGTTGTGTGCGACGGAAATGCCAACCTATATTTTTCAGATGAATTCAATCATCAGATCGTTTCCCTGAACCCGGACGGAAAGCTTCGGTGGCGCATAGGCGGGAAGGGATCGCACCCCGGATGCTTCTGGTATCCGCGCGGACTTTCGCTCGGATGCATTGAGCATAAAGGCAGGGACCGCCGCTGCATTGCCGTCGGTGATTCGTGGAACCGGCGCGTGCAGTTCCTCGACCTCGAAGGAACACCCATATGTAGTTGGGAGGGAGAGGGCCGCTTCAACGAAGTCAACGACGTCCGCTACCTCCCTTGCTCTGCCAAGCCGGCAGGAAATCGCGGCAGTTGGTTGGTTCTGGATCGCGGCAACCACAGATTGTGCGTGTTCGACAGAACCGGCAGGTTGCTCTTTATCATCGGGAGAGCTATCAGTCCAAACCTTGAAAGCCGCTGGCGAATGCAGGACGTCCACCCAGTCGACGACTCCGCGTCTGCGCAGTCAATCTTTGCCCAGGGCGGTTTTGATCCGCTTTTTTATCCTGCACGCATCCTTGGAGAATGTGAAGGAGGTCTTTATATCTGGGAACCCTTTTCGCGCCGGCTCAAGCAAGTTCTACTGGGCAATCTCTTTCCCCTCCCGCTCGACCTTCCGCAGGGAGGTGAATGGATCTCCGCCGATTGTCACGGATTCGTCAGCTGGAGTGGCAGCAGCAGGCGCCTGTATCTTCACGACACGACAGGTGCGGTCTGGTGTCAAACTCGCCTCGAGGGAACACCGATCGCGTCCAATCTTCCTTCCAATGAAGTCTGGGTCCAATCGATCGGCTGTTTAATCCGCAAGCGCTGGCAGAAGAACCTGGCAACACCGCAAGCGGGGAAGCCCTTTGCGCTCTTGCAGCGGTTGCTGGAGCCGCAAACCATCGACTTGGGGGTTGAGCCCCATGTGCTTGTCCTTCACGAGTTGTCAGACCTTCTGGCTGCTGTCGAGAGCCTGAGCGATAATTTGATAATGTCACCGGCGGATGAAGCGCCGAATGCGGCTCTTCCAGATAAGCTAGAAGCCCGAATGGAGGAATTGAATCGGGATCTTCGGGCGATATCCTTTAAACTCCGCGAATTCATGCGCCCCTCTTTTGCTGAGGCCGCGATGATCGGCGCCTATGCGCTCGTCAGCGGGGAGATGCCGCCGCAGGCGCAACATGTCAGCCGCATCTGGAGAGAATTGGCCGATCGGCTTTCCAGTGAACTGGTGGAATTGCAGCAGCGACTGGATAACCTCATCATGGCGAGAACCAGTCAGCCGGAGGTGCCCCATGGGTTGGCCGATCCTCTGGCATCATGGAAGCTTGCGATTGCTCGACAAGAGGCTCATCTGATCGGGATTATGAAAGAGCTTCTGCCGTGTGCTGGTATATCGCTCACGGACCAGGTCTCTCGGCGAGGCGATCTGCATCCCTGGGCTGAAACTGAAACGTTGTCTGAGCATCCCGAAGGCTGCCTGCTAAAAGTGCCCACGCGTAGGCGTGGGGTAAAGCCCTCGACGTGTCTACAGGAGATTGACCGCATATCCCTGCCGGTCGGGAACAATTCCCGTCCGGCAAGGCCCTATGGATTGGCGGCGATGCAGGATGGCCACATCTTTGCCACCCTGTTCAATTTGAATGCCGTGGCGCACCTCGACGATGGCTGGCAGGTGGTTGAGGTACTGGATGAGGCGCCTGATAATGGCCTGCAGCTGCAGAGTCCGGTCGGCATCGCCACGGATGCGCATGACCGTCTCTGGATCATTGAACTGGCGGCGAACCGGGCCCGTATCTGGAACCCAAAGAGGCGTTCATTCGAAAGCATGCATAATAAGAGTCGCACCCCGCTTTCACTCAACGGGCCTCACGGAATCAGCCGTGCACCCGACGGTGCGATGCTGATTGCCGACACTGGCAACAATCGGATTGTACGCATTCCGGCGGAAGGTGACTGGGAAGCCACAGGCGCGCGCTCCGGCACAATGCCGGGTGAGTGGCGGCATCCGTTCGGTTTCTGCCTTGACGAAGCGTCCGGCTGTGTTTGGGTTGTCGATCATCGGAATCACAGGCTTCATAGGCTAGATGCCGGCGGTGAAGGCGCCACCATCATCGGCGGCTGCGGATTCGGGCGGGGAAAACTGCTCTGGCCTGAAAGCGCAGCTTTCTATTCCGACGGCGTCGTGGCGGTTGCCCAGGGCCGTTTCTTGCGCACCCTGAAGCTCTTTTCTCGGCAGGGAGAGGAACTAGATCAGCAGGCACTGGATTTCATGCCCGGCTGCATGCTTGTGTGCAAGGGTCTCCTGTTGGTCACAGAGTTTGACGGTAACTGCATCCGCATCTTCGAGCGGGTTCTGTAGATTCTCCTAAGTTCTGCGGAACGCTCTTCACTTGGCATCATCCCAGGGCAGTGGCCGACCAAGCTGGTCCATCCTTGATGGTGGTGACCCCTGAGGTCCTGCAGTCTAGTCGAATGATGTCGATGCCGTACTGGAAAAGATGCGTCAAGCTTAGATAAACGTCGTCTGATCGCTCCAGGAGAGCGATCACAACAGCTTCAGGCGCCATGTATCGGATTTGAGAAGAATTGATCCGCTCCCTGCCACACCACTCCTGACCGAGTTCGGCCGGATCATCACTGCAAATCCCGATGACCTTCACATTGGCCGATTCGAGGGCGTGAAACGCAATTTCGGCCAGAATGCCGGTGCCGTACAGCACTACCCGACGGAGTTCACCGTGCGCCTGGCTCATGATGAGCTCCCGCACCTGCTCTTTGGCATCCGCGAGCAGCTTGATCAGCTCGTGAAGCAGTTCTTTGCGGGTGGCCTCGGCAGCTTCCCTGCCGGCGGCGGTAACATAGTAGGAGATGGTTTTCGAGTTCTTGCGCCGATATTCGAGGAAACCCAGGTCACACAGTTCCTTCATGTAATTGTTGACCATGGCAACCGAGAGCGTGCATCGCCGGGCAAGCTCGGCCTGGGTTATGTCTGGATCCGCCGCAATTTCCTTGAGGATATGAAGCTGATTCAGTTTGGGCGCCGGAATGTAAAGACTATGGGAGGCTTTCGCTCGCATGGCTTTCATCCAATGAATGATTTGATGTTCGGGGCAATCAACGCACTCCTGCGACAACAATTACTTCATCGTCGGAAAAAGCTGGAGACTTTAGGTTTCGCTCTCACTGGCCATCGGGCTCGATCCGCAAGGTCCGATGGGATTCATTTAATAGCTGTAGGATTGGAGCACCGTCTTGTGGAAAAAGACTTGAAAACGGGGCACTCGAGGGTGACCGGCGCAGTTTTGGCTCATAAAAACGGCACGGGGGACGATAGGAAATATGCCGGATGCCGGCGCAATGAATCGACGGTCGTCTGGGAAAGTGGCATTGCGATACTGACAGAGGGTTGATAAGATTCAGCCCTTGGCGGATGGCAAGCTCGCTGATGCCAGTCCGCCAATCGGGTGAGAGGTGATGGTGGAATGAGCGACAGACATCGTGCGCAGGAACGTTGGCTGAAAGCCGAGTTGCATGCCCATTGCAGCCTGGATCCGATGGATTACAGGCTCAGTTCCTATTCGGCGGAAGAGCTAATCACAGAATCCGCACGCCTCGGCTATCAGGTCCTGGCGATTACGTGTCACAATCTGGACGTCTGGACTCCGGATCTTTCCGAGTATGCAGCCGGCCTGGGGATCACGTTGATCCCAGGCATGGAAGTCACGACGGACGCGGCGCGGCACATCCTGGTTTACAACTTCGGGACGAGCGCAGAGAATCTCAAGACCCTGCGGCAGATACGCGCGCTCTGCCGGCCGGACACGCTCGTTGTGGCCCCTCACCCTTACTTCCCGAGCAGGAAATGCCTCGGTGGCAGACTCGAGCACAATATCGAGGTCTTCGATGCGATCGAGATTTCGGGATTCCGCGCACCCGGACTCGATTTCAACCGGCGGGCTCGGAGGCTTGCCGCTGCTCACTCGAAGCCGCTCGTCGGCAACGGCGATGTGCATCAGCTCTGGCAACTGGGACACACCTTCACCTGGATCTATACCGAACCCGGCATAAGGTCCATCCTCAGCGCCGTCAAGCAGGGCAGGGTCCGGGTCGAATCGACGTCGCTGTCCTACGCGCGGGTTGCCTGGTTCTGGGCGAAAGTGCTCGGGTGTGTGATTTTCCCCTCCCGCACCGAGCGCGACGAACGTGACAGGCAATTCCTCCCGGCTCCGGCACCCAAAGGGTCCGAATCGGAATCCAGCGGATAAAAGCGAACTGCCAAAAGGGGGTGCATCTGCGCAATCCACTTGCTGTCTGAAGATTGGATTGCCCGGATACAGCCCCTTCTCTTCCACTGATGATTCCTGCGTTACGATGGCGTATCCTGTTGGATAGGCAAGAGAGTGTAAGGGAAGGTTTGACTTTCCTTCGTCCGGGAGGAGCAGATTCATGTCTATCAACCGACAGGTAATCCTCGCAGCGCGCCCCGCAGGCTATCCGAAAGAATCCGATTTCAACCTGGTGGAAAAACCGATTCCGACGCTGGATTCGGGGCAGATGCTCATCCGCATCATATATCTTTCGCTCGATCCCTACATGCGAGGGCTGATGAGCGCAAACGAATCCTATGCCCGGCCACTGCAGATCGGCGATGTCATGATAGGCGGGACGGTTGGAAAGGTTTTACAGTCCAACCACCCCGACTTCGTCAAGGGAACCATCGTGGAAGGAATGCTGGGATGGCAGGAGTACGCGGTTTCGGACGGCCAGGGACTGCGGAAAATCGATCCGAAAGTCGCGCCCATTTCCACCGCATTGGGGGTTCTCGGCATGCCGGGATTGACCGCCTATTTCGGTCTGCTTGAAGTCGCCGATCCGAAACCGGGCGAGACTGTGGTGATCTCAGGAGCTGCCGGCGCGGTCGGATCCGTGGTCGGGCAAATTGCCAAAATAAAAGGCTGCCGTGTCGTGGGGACCGCGGGATCTGACGCAAAGATCAACTATATGGTCGGCGAGCTTGGATTTGATGCCGCTTTCAATTACAGGAGCATCGAGAACTACTTTGAAGCCCTGCACGAGATCTGCCCCGAGGGAATCGACGTGTACTTCGACAACGTCGGCGGCGCCATCACCGACGCTGTTTTCAGGCTTCTCAAGGCTAAGGCGAGGGTTGTCGTGTGCGGCCAGATCTCACAGTACAATCTGGATCGGCCCGAACTTGGGCCTCGGTTGCTGTCGACTCTGCTTGCCAAACAGGCGCGTGCCGAAGGATTCCTGGTTTTCCAGTTCGCCGATCGCTATCCCGAGGCGCTAAAACAGCTGGCGGAATGGCTGCGGGCCGGCAAGCTGAAATACCGGGAGGATATCGTGGACGGCATCGAGAATGCACCCCGAGCCTTTCTCGGCATGCTGCACGGCCGCAACATGGGCAAGCAACTCGTCAAGCTCTCCGTCCCCTGAGCTGGTTGTTCCTTACTGACTGCGCTATCATAACCATTACAAGCTGCAATCCGGAACTTTTCGGGTCTCTGATACGTCTAAACGCGTGGAGTCCCGCCAATCCGGGAAAGGAGCAAGCATATGCTTGCCTGTCTGCTTCTGAGTTTGTCTCTGGCGCATCCGATTGGAGCTGCGCTTCAGACAGATCTGAATCCCCTTGATCTCAACCTTGAGATGAAGCAGTTTCTCGACAAGAAGGTGGACCGCGGGCTGCCGCCCATGGAGCGGCTTCAATCCCTGGTGTCGGCGGTGTTCCGCGACAGCGAGCTCAGCTTCACTTATGCCCCGGAAACCCGATCGGCGATCGAGACCTTTACCAACCGTAACGGCAACTGTCTCTCCTTCACCCTCCTGTTCATCTCCATGGCGCGCTATCTGAATCTGGACGCCAAGTTTCGCGAGGTCGAAATCGCTCCCATATGGACAAAAACAGGGGATTTCGTCAACCTGAGCCAGCATCTCAATGCGGCGATCTTCATCGGAGGACAGGCATACGCTATTGATG
This is a stretch of genomic DNA from Terriglobia bacterium. It encodes these proteins:
- a CDS encoding winged helix-turn-helix domain-containing protein, with translation MRAKASHSLYIPAPKLNQLHILKEIAADPDITQAELARRCTLSVAMVNNYMKELCDLGFLEYRRKNSKTISYYVTAAGREAAEATRKELLHELIKLLADAKEQVRELIMSQAHGELRRVVLYGTGILAEIAFHALESANVKVIGICSDDPAELGQEWCGRERINSSQIRYMAPEAVVIALLERSDDVYLSLTHLFQYGIDIIRLDCRTSGVTTIKDGPAWSATALG
- a CDS encoding NADP-dependent oxidoreductase produces the protein MSINRQVILAARPAGYPKESDFNLVEKPIPTLDSGQMLIRIIYLSLDPYMRGLMSANESYARPLQIGDVMIGGTVGKVLQSNHPDFVKGTIVEGMLGWQEYAVSDGQGLRKIDPKVAPISTALGVLGMPGLTAYFGLLEVADPKPGETVVISGAAGAVGSVVGQIAKIKGCRVVGTAGSDAKINYMVGELGFDAAFNYRSIENYFEALHEICPEGIDVYFDNVGGAITDAVFRLLKAKARVVVCGQISQYNLDRPELGPRLLSTLLAKQARAEGFLVFQFADRYPEALKQLAEWLRAGKLKYREDIVDGIENAPRAFLGMLHGRNMGKQLVKLSVP
- a CDS encoding PHP domain-containing protein, which gives rise to MSDRHRAQERWLKAELHAHCSLDPMDYRLSSYSAEELITESARLGYQVLAITCHNLDVWTPDLSEYAAGLGITLIPGMEVTTDAARHILVYNFGTSAENLKTLRQIRALCRPDTLVVAPHPYFPSRKCLGGRLEHNIEVFDAIEISGFRAPGLDFNRRARRLAAAHSKPLVGNGDVHQLWQLGHTFTWIYTEPGIRSILSAVKQGRVRVESTSLSYARVAWFWAKVLGCVIFPSRTERDERDRQFLPAPAPKGSESESSG